In Raphanus sativus cultivar WK10039 chromosome 5, ASM80110v3, whole genome shotgun sequence, the following proteins share a genomic window:
- the LOC108860293 gene encoding wall-associated receptor kinase-like 15 produces the protein MEFPLLSCFSLSTFTLLILLSFSSTADSFKRCPNCGSTRVPYPLSTGPGCGDPDYKIRCDNRGSLWFDTLNGSTNPIKLIDPSGQRFVLVPPGFEPNTCVSVDIKSHGIQLDPNLPFNVSSSNTVIVMNCTKVARDDYLSQGFNCSDNSLCHKFLNENPEARAKCRGVTSCCWFKTGASVNTYKVYRAREDKCTAYQSFMNLDLTMPVSKWGEQAVEILWEAPREPVCKIPGDCTDLVNSVCSVDPKSLGHKRCLCKKGLQWDPVNAVCGGSRCSNGKKCKRRSNLPLIGGLAGGVGALLIAGGVMKMIISKQNRIVAGSQSWASIRKLHRHLLSTNSAGLDRIFSGKEIIKATNSFSKSNLLGFGGFGEVFKGDLDDGTTVAVKRAKLGNEKSIYQIVNEVQILCQVSHKNLVKLLGCCIELDMPILVYEYVPNGTLHEHIYCNRTTYDPLPWRRRLVIAHQTGQGLAYLHSSASPPIFHRDVKLSNILLDENLDVKVADFGLSRLGVSDVSHVTTCAQGTLGYLDPEYYLNFQLTDKSDVYSFGVVLFELLTCKKAIDFNRDEEDVNLVVFLRKALREGRLAELIDPVILKGATELEMESMKELGVLAERCVKETRQSRPTMKAAAKEIESILHGLASVPCE, from the exons atggagTTTCCATTGCTCTCTTGCTTCTCTCTCAGCACATTCACTCTTCTCATACTTCTCTCGTTTTCTTCTACTGCTGACTCTTTCAAACGATGCCCTAACTGTGGCTCCACCCGAGTTCCATACCCGCTAAGCACAGGACCCGGTTGTGGTGATCCGGATTACAAGATCCGTTGTGACAACCGCGGTTCCTTATGGTTTGATACCCTCAACGGATCAACCAATCCGATCAAACTCATTGACCCCTCAGGCCAACGGTTTGTCCTCGTTCCACCAGGGTTCGAACCCAACACATGTGTATCAGTCGATATCAAGAGCCACGGTATTCAGCTAGACCCAAACCTTCCTTTCAATGTAAGTAGTAGCAACACAGTTATAGTCATGAACTGTACGAAAGTCGCTCGAGATGATTACCTCTCTCAAGGTTTCAACTGTTCAGATAATAGCTTGTGCCACAAGTTTCTAAATGAGAATCCTGAGGCACGAGCTAAGTGCCGAGGAGTGACATCGTGCTGCTGGTTTAAGACCGGTGCATCGGTTAATACTTATAAAGTTTATAGGGCTAGGGAAGATAAGTGTACAGCTTATCAGAGTTTTATGAATTTGGATCTGACGATGCCGGTTAGCAAATGGGGCGAACAGGCCGTGGAGATACTATGGGAAGCTCCGAGAGAGCCGGTTTGTAAGATACCGGGAGATTGTACGGATTTGGTGAATTCGGTTTGTTCGGTTGATCCAAAGAGTTTAGGACACAAGAGATGTTTATGCAAGAAAGGCTTACAATGGGACCCAGTCAACGCAGTATGTGGAGGTTCG AGGTGCTCTAACGGAAAGAAATGCAAGCGACGGAGCAATTTACCTTTAATCGGAG GTTTAGCCGGAGGTGTGGGCGCCTTACTGATCGCCGGAGGCGTAATGAAGATGATAATCTCGAAGCAGAATCGGATCGTCGCCGGAAGCCAATCGTGGGCGAGCATAAGGAAACTCCACCGTCACCTCCTGAGCACAAACAGCGCCGGACTCGACAGGATCTTCTCCGGCAAAGAAATCATCAAAGCCACGAACAGCTTCTCCAAATCCAACCTCCTCGGCTTCGGCGGATTCGGGGAGGTTTTCAAAGGAGATCTAGACGACGGGACAACGGTCGCCGTGAAACGAGCCAAGCTTGGGAACGAGAAGAGCATATACCAGATCGTCAACGAGGTTCAGATCCTCTGCCAAGTAAGCCACAAGAATCTCGTGAAGCTCCTCGGATGCTGCATCGAGTTGGACATGCCGATTCTTGTTTACGAGTACGTGCCTAACGGAACGTTGCACGAGCACATCTACTGTAATAGAACAACGTACGATCCTTTACCATGGAGGCGCCGCCTGGTGATCGCTCACCAGACGGGGCAAGGACTTGCTTACCTCCACTCGTCGGCTTCGCCTCCGATATTCCACAGAGACGTTAAGCTGAGCAACATTCTCCTCGACGAGAATCTCGACGTTAAGGTCGCCGACTTCGGGTTATCGAGACTAGGGGTGAGCGATGTGAGCCATGTGACGACGTGCGCGCAAGGGACGTTAGGGTATTTGGATCCGGAGTACTATCTTAACTTCCAGCTGACGGATAAGAGTGACGTGTACAGCTTCGGTGTGGTGCTGTTTGAGCTTTTGACGTGTAAGAAGGCGATTGATTTTAACCGGGACGAGGAGGATGTGAATCTTGTGGTGTTTTTGAGGAAGGCGTTGAGAGAAGGGAGATTGGCGGAGTTGATTGATCCGGTGATATTGAAAGGAGCGACGGAGTTGGAGATGGAGAGTATGAAGGAGCTTGGTGTTCTTGCGGAGCGGTGTGTGAAGGAGACGAGGCAGAGTCGGCCAACGATGAAAGCTGCTGCTAAGGAGATTGAAAGCATTTTACATGGACTTGCTTCTGTGCCGTGTGAATGA
- the LOC108856859 gene encoding CASP-like protein 5B2, with protein MSKIIGGPGTVCGLILRIGQFLSASASMSVMLTATESYNRTAFHYLSASMCLQATWSFWLACAYLSALKYKKDLQTPILVSLFLGGDLVTAVLSLAAACSSAGVVVLYAKDVECCDVHDQFSCLRYGVAVALSFVTWVQIAVSFHVSFWIYASV; from the exons ATGAGCAAGATTATCGGAGGTCCAGGAACTGTGTGTGGTCTGATACTGAGAATCGGACAATTTCTTTCTGCTTCCGCATCAATGTCCGTTATGCTCACTGCGACGGAGTCCTATAACCGCACTGCTTTCCA CTACTTGAGTGCTTCAATGTGTCTTCAAGCAACGTGGAGTTTCTGGCTTGCATGTGCTTATCTTTCTGCTCTGAAGTATAAGAAAGATCTCCAAACCCCAATCTTGGTTAGCTTATTCCTCGGTGGCGACTTG GTGACTGCAGTGTTATCTCTTGCAGCTGCATGTTCATCAGCAGGAGTTGTAGTTTTATACGCCAAAGATGTCGAGTGTTGCGATGTCCATGACCAGTTTTCATGTCTTAGGTATGGAGTTGCTGTGGCGCTTTCTTTCGTCACTTGGGTTCAAATTGCAGTTTCCTTTCATGTCTCATTTTGGATCTATGCTTCGGTTTAG